Proteins from a single region of Anthonomus grandis grandis chromosome 10, icAntGran1.3, whole genome shotgun sequence:
- the LOC126741386 gene encoding uncharacterized protein K02A2.6-like, translating into MYAIKDHTKPASIAWNETIQIGNQIFAFKIDTGSDVNIISQDAFKKLRAKSKLTPTKTKLSSFSGHEINIIGSSNIKCSKNGKSLILKFFITNVNTESVLGLQACIDLGIVAKIPPAPVEVIHQPTEKIIKIYSDVFDQPHVLRCNPFHINLQPCVKPIQAVCCKKTESRLKVKLEAELKRMTDEGFLEPTEEKTVWSHPMIASMKQNDDVSIFMDCRNLNKYLTADYYPLPFIEDDFSNIKGSQYFSLFTSPQAYMQIPLDEESSSICTIVTPCGRFKFKTIPYGFKRATDISHTVFSQIFHAIDGVFVYVDDILVYGKSKDEHNRRLIEVLDRARQYNLKFSKAKLQVDKSEIRFMGYVLSKDGAKFDKTNIEAIKATPPPINKQELQRFLKYNAGKDLAVACALSRSPLKKSSMCCVEETKVIPAHTLLCATEERINEFKKSLKEDDILQNVITYIKDGWPKYPSWIKSDARKYYNIREDLRFAGDLLFCDTKLVVPLKEKLEVLKQLHATHQGLKACQQKAKLLYFWPTMLKDIENYIAGCLVCQGSLKPDGVNKPVVSQNSPELPWIKIGIFFVHAERRDFAVITDYFSKFLIVKPINVKTVKAVTTIIEEVCATHGLPLEIVTINAPPFNTPEWKQFLKAYDINFSNPSDDLLEKHGDIAKALIENSISANSALFLAILEYNSTPKYGLQSPSELLMGRRLRTGLLVPKTMLMPNFDISKAIAAMKKGLGVLNKEKCGCLVNSNHL; encoded by the exons ATGTACGCTATCAAAGACCACACTAAACCTGCTAGCATTGCTTGGAACGAAACTATTCAAATTGGCAATCAAATATTTGCATTCAAGATCGATACTGGATCAGACGTGAACATCATATCTCAAGACGCTTTTAAGAAACTCAGGGCTAAATCTAAATTGACTCCAACTAAGACTAAATTGTCATCATTCTCAGGTCATGAGATCAATATTATTGGATCAAGCAATATAAAGTGCAGCAAAAACGGAAAGAGCCTGATCCTAAAATTCTTTATTACCAATGTAAATACCGAAAGCGTTTTGGGTCTGCAAGCCTGCATAGATCTTGGAATTGTGGCAAAAATTCCGCCAGCTCCAGTTGAAGTGATCCATCAGCCCaccgaaaaaattattaaaatttactcgGACGTTTTTGACCAGCCACATGTACTAAGATGCAATCCTTTTCATATTAACCTGCAGCCTTGTGTTAAACCGATCCAAGCAGTTTGTTGCAAGAAAACCGAGTCGCGTCTAAAAGTTAAACTTGAAGCCGAACTAAAAAGAATGACCGATGAAGGGTTCCTGGAACCAACTGAAGAAAAAACAGTCTGGAGCCATCCAATGATTGCATCAATGAAACAGAACGATGATGTCAGTATTTTTATGGATTgccgtaatttaaataaatacttaacaGCTGATTACTACCCTCTTCCATTTATTGAAgatgatttttctaatattaaaggctctcaatatttttcattattcacTTCACCTCAAGCCTATATGCAAATACCTCTTGACGAAGAAAGCTCCAGCATCTGTACAATAGTCACACCTTGTGGAAGATTTAAGTTCAAGACTATTCCATATGGGTTTAAGCGAGCAACAGATATTTCGCATACAGTTTTCAGTCAAATTTTCCATGCTATCGATGGTGTATTTGTTTACGTCGATGATATTTTAGTTTACGGAAAATCGAAAGATGAGCACAATAGAAGATTAATTGAAGTATTGGATAGAGCAAGACAgtataatttaaagttttccaaaGCAAAGTTGCAAGTTGATAAAAGTGAGATTCGATTTATGGGATACGTATTATCAAAAGACGGtgcaaaatttgataaaaccAATATTGAAGCTATTAAAGCCACGCCACCACCTATAAACAAGCAAGAGCTACAAAGGTTTCTTA aataCAATGCAGGTAAAGATCTCGCTGTTGCTTGCGCTTTAAGTAGGAGCCCATTAAAGAAATCCAGCATGTGTTGCGTGGAAGAAACTAAAGTGATACCCGCTCATACTTTGCTCTGTGCCACTGAAGAAAGAATCAATgagtttaaaaaatctttaaaagagGATGATATTCTGCAGAATGTAATAACTTATATTAAAGATGGTTGGCCTAAATATCCATCATGGATCAAATCAGATGCTAGGAAATACTATAATATAAGAGAAGATCTCCGATTTGCAggtgatttattattttgtgataCCAAACTTGTTGTTCCTTTGAAAGAGAAGCTCGAAGTCTTAAAACAACTACATGCAACTCATCAAGGTTTGAAGGCTTGCCAACAGAAGGCGAAGCTTTTGTACTTTTGGCCAACAATGCTAAAAGATATTGAAAACTATATTGCTGGTTGTCTAGTTTGTCAAGGGAGTCTAAAGCCCGATGGTGTTAACAAGCCTGTCGTTTCCCAGAATAGCCCTGAATTACCCTGGATAAAAATCGGAATCTTCTTTGTTCATGCTGAAAGAAGAGATTTTGCGGTAATAACGGATTACTTCTCAAAATTCCTTATAGTTAAACCTATAAATGTAAAAACAGTGAAAGCAGTGACGACTATCATTGAGGAAGTATGTGCAACACACGGACTACCATTGGAAATAGTAACTATCAACGCGCCGCCATTTAATACTCCAGAATGGAAACAGTTTCTGAAGGCATATGACATAAACTTTTCCAATCCCAGTGATGATTTATTAGAAAAGCACGGTGATATTGCCAAAGCattaattgaaaatagcatAAGTGCTAATTCGGCactatttttggcaattttggaGTATAATTCGACACCGAAATATGGACTTCAGTCTCCTTCAGAGCTGTTGATGGGTAGGCGGCTGAGAACTGGTTTATTAGTACCAAAAACTATGTTGATGCCGAATTTTGATATTAGTAAAGCAATTGCTGCTATGAAAAAGGGACTGGGGGTTCtgaataaagaaaaatgtgGGTGTCTAGTAAATAGTAATCATTTGTAA